One segment of Vibrio agarivorans DNA contains the following:
- a CDS encoding DUF6625 family protein → MQKIAVVIPYFGKLPNYFNLYINSLKNTPYIDVLFFTDIVINEQLPSNFKVIPTTLPMLAERIENSLGIKTNINHPIKLCDFKPTWGEVFREELQSYSHWGFGDIDVVYGDIPQFLPHNWQDKDIVSFLPYWLSGSLCIIKNSPKMRTLYQQSRFWREALETSNHTAFDECHHLYSDLRNGESIFELDDQQSFTWVVKKSHLNGDIDAYFSEPVIKEKIYVREFINVAPGKVTLNDGKEVAYYHLICEKNLMSFELIEGQVPETFIIDRQGFHYQTHFHRPGYRVVKSIAGSGLFTVQQISRGIRKFKRTFNLAQQ, encoded by the coding sequence ATGCAAAAAATCGCTGTGGTGATTCCATACTTTGGAAAGCTACCTAACTACTTTAACCTTTATATCAATAGCTTGAAAAATACACCTTATATAGACGTGCTGTTTTTTACTGACATTGTCATCAATGAACAGTTGCCAAGTAATTTTAAGGTGATTCCAACCACTTTGCCGATGCTTGCAGAGAGAATAGAAAACAGCCTTGGGATAAAAACTAATATTAATCATCCCATTAAACTGTGTGACTTTAAACCTACGTGGGGTGAAGTATTTCGAGAAGAGCTGCAATCCTATAGCCATTGGGGATTTGGCGATATTGATGTTGTGTATGGCGATATCCCTCAATTTTTACCGCATAACTGGCAAGATAAAGACATCGTCAGTTTTCTTCCCTACTGGCTTAGTGGCTCACTGTGCATCATAAAAAATAGCCCCAAAATGCGGACACTCTATCAGCAGAGTCGGTTTTGGCGAGAAGCACTGGAAACATCGAATCACACGGCATTTGATGAGTGTCATCACTTATATTCTGATTTAAGAAATGGCGAAAGCATTTTTGAACTCGATGATCAGCAATCATTTACTTGGGTGGTGAAAAAGAGCCACCTAAATGGTGACATCGACGCGTACTTTAGCGAGCCTGTAATCAAAGAAAAGATATATGTAAGGGAGTTCATCAACGTCGCGCCGGGTAAAGTCACCTTAAATGACGGGAAAGAAGTGGCTTACTATCACCTAATATGTGAGAAAAACCTAATGTCGTTTGAGCTTATTGAAGGGCAAGTGCCAGAAACGTTCATCATTGATAGGCAAGGGTTTCACTACCAAACTCACTTCCATCGCCCTGGGTATCGTGTAGTTAAAAGCATCGCCGGCTCTGGGTTATTTACCGTTCAACAAATTAGTCGAGGCATAAGAAAATTCAAACGCACGTTTAATTTAGCCCAACAGTAA
- a CDS encoding ATP-binding cassette domain-containing protein: MNTPQPSLSSVFTKASKKLRFGICWIVFFSFFINVLALALPFYSLQVFDRVLTSQSIDTLWLLSAIALLFVTLYALLDWVRNRMFLALSENWNHDVSSAVHVTSIYASKSGKTQSQSILQLMKSIRNTLSLSLSPLFDLPWTSLLFLLLVALHPLYGVISAITITGLVLLSLLNYRYKKNSDKGASKELTKSTNESIRALSMTRAAAGHFSNQDSISFTKSIKTQSYSKNIAGFSRFFRYLAQIAIVSTGAILVIDREVTAGTMIAASMLAGRVFSPYEAMVSHLHAWLSASDHWYKLKAATKAAQDHPIDVSLPEAKGHIQAQGVTILHPGSTTSFLKQISLDVPAGCTVAFVGESGCGKSTLLKAFAGLRQPAFGHIRLDGATYEQWYSEKLSGVLSYYSTDSEFMDGTILENISRFSALTDATKVHQACLAVGLHETILKWPKGYETRLGQDVTPSSSEFHRLLLARALFSQPKVLILDQPDAFLGPLGEKLLKRILVERKKLKLTTLFATNHSALLNFSDRIVVLDKGKIQSDAPTHQLAQAYKAQLKPA, translated from the coding sequence ATGAATACACCTCAACCATCACTCAGCTCTGTCTTCACTAAAGCCTCGAAAAAACTCAGGTTTGGTATTTGTTGGATCGTCTTTTTTTCATTCTTCATCAACGTGCTTGCCTTGGCATTGCCCTTCTATTCGCTCCAAGTCTTTGACCGCGTTCTCACTTCACAAAGCATCGATACCTTGTGGCTGCTCTCTGCCATCGCCTTATTATTTGTCACACTTTACGCCCTACTCGATTGGGTTCGAAATCGCATGTTTCTCGCTTTAAGTGAAAACTGGAATCATGACGTATCGAGTGCTGTCCACGTCACTTCCATCTATGCAAGCAAAAGTGGCAAAACACAGAGCCAGAGTATCTTGCAGTTGATGAAGTCCATCCGTAATACCCTATCGCTGTCACTATCGCCCTTGTTTGACTTGCCTTGGACGTCATTACTGTTTTTACTACTTGTTGCATTACACCCGCTTTACGGCGTAATCTCTGCCATTACTATCACTGGCCTTGTATTGCTTTCGTTACTCAATTATCGCTATAAAAAAAACAGCGATAAAGGGGCGTCTAAGGAACTAACTAAAAGCACAAATGAGAGTATCCGAGCCCTTAGTATGACCCGAGCTGCTGCAGGACACTTTTCAAACCAAGATTCAATAAGCTTCACCAAAAGCATCAAAACTCAGAGCTACAGTAAAAACATTGCGGGCTTTTCGCGTTTCTTCCGTTATCTAGCGCAAATTGCGATCGTTTCAACTGGCGCTATACTCGTCATCGACCGAGAAGTGACCGCGGGTACAATGATTGCCGCAAGCATGCTCGCTGGGCGAGTATTCTCACCCTATGAGGCCATGGTCTCCCATTTACATGCATGGTTATCTGCCAGTGATCACTGGTATAAACTCAAGGCGGCGACAAAAGCGGCTCAAGATCACCCGATTGATGTTTCGCTACCGGAGGCCAAGGGCCACATACAAGCACAAGGCGTCACTATTCTCCACCCGGGTTCAACAACCTCTTTTCTCAAACAGATATCGCTGGATGTCCCAGCAGGTTGCACAGTGGCATTTGTCGGCGAATCTGGATGTGGCAAAAGCACACTGCTTAAAGCATTCGCGGGGCTAAGGCAGCCCGCCTTTGGGCATATTCGTCTCGATGGGGCAACCTATGAGCAGTGGTATTCAGAGAAACTGTCTGGGGTATTAAGCTATTATTCCACCGATTCAGAGTTCATGGATGGCACAATTTTAGAGAACATCTCTCGATTTTCTGCGCTAACTGATGCAACAAAAGTCCACCAGGCCTGCCTTGCTGTTGGGCTCCATGAAACCATTCTAAAATGGCCAAAAGGGTATGAAACTCGACTAGGACAAGATGTCACTCCATCAAGCTCTGAATTTCATCGGCTGCTGCTCGCTCGGGCGCTCTTTAGCCAACCGAAAGTACTGATCCTCGACCAACCCGACGCTTTTCTTGGTCCACTCGGTGAAAAGCTACTCAAAAGGATACTCGTTGAGCGAAAAAAACTTAAGCTCACTACACTATTCGCAACCAACCACTCTGCTCTACTTAATTTTTCAGACCGCATTGTGGTGCTTGATAAAGGGAAGATTCAATCTGATGCCCCAACACATCAGCTTGCACAAGCTTATAAAGCGCAGTTAAAACCAGCCTAA
- a CDS encoding glycosyltransferase family 2 protein produces MNTTDRTVQPQPLPLETQDKVLIVIPCLNEVNHIERIVTFCFCEARHPDSLVVVADGGSCDGTLDILNQLQNKHKNLVVLDNPRKIQSSGINLAVTTYGKDFEVFIRIDVHADYPAGYISSLIKEQKATQAASVVVSMDTQGKTAKQKLIAATQNSALGNGGSGHRNSLSEGQWVEHGHHALMHTQAFLQVQGYDESFSHNEDAELDARITQQGGKIWLTASTGLTYYPRDSFAGLFKQYKGYGSGRCKTLFKHKMKPKLRQLIPVFVFPAVALSIFSFLTPIAAIPALAWLLLVLFAGALISKPKTLSGSARYLIGVPAIVMHFAWSLGFCQQCLKQLFVNHKPSTKQVATHES; encoded by the coding sequence ATGAACACTACCGACCGCACTGTGCAACCTCAACCTTTACCGCTAGAGACGCAAGACAAAGTCCTTATCGTCATTCCCTGCTTAAACGAGGTCAATCATATTGAACGCATCGTGACATTTTGTTTCTGCGAAGCCCGGCACCCCGACAGCTTAGTGGTTGTGGCTGATGGAGGGAGTTGTGATGGCACTCTCGACATTCTCAACCAACTGCAGAATAAGCACAAAAACTTAGTCGTACTCGATAACCCAAGAAAAATTCAGAGTAGCGGCATAAATCTCGCAGTAACAACCTACGGCAAAGACTTTGAGGTCTTCATTCGTATCGACGTACATGCAGACTACCCTGCGGGCTATATATCGAGCTTAATTAAAGAACAAAAAGCCACACAAGCCGCCTCAGTGGTAGTGTCTATGGACACGCAAGGAAAAACCGCAAAACAGAAACTGATTGCCGCGACACAAAACTCCGCTTTAGGTAATGGTGGCTCTGGTCATCGTAACTCTCTCTCAGAAGGCCAGTGGGTTGAGCATGGTCATCACGCCTTAATGCATACACAAGCCTTCCTGCAAGTTCAGGGGTACGACGAAAGCTTTTCACATAATGAAGACGCGGAACTTGATGCCCGAATTACTCAGCAGGGTGGCAAAATTTGGTTAACGGCTAGCACCGGCCTGACTTACTACCCAAGGGACTCTTTTGCTGGCTTATTCAAACAGTACAAAGGTTATGGTTCTGGGCGATGTAAAACGCTTTTTAAGCACAAGATGAAGCCGAAACTGCGCCAACTTATCCCTGTGTTTGTTTTTCCTGCCGTTGCGCTCTCCATTTTTAGCTTTTTGACACCTATAGCTGCCATACCTGCCTTGGCTTGGTTGCTTCTTGTACTCTTTGCAGGCGCCCTGATAAGCAAGCCTAAAACACTCTCTGGGAGTGCTCGTTACTTGATTGGTGTGCCCGCTATCGTGATGCATTTTGCTTGGTCACTTGGCTTTTGCCAACAATGTTTAAAGCAGCTTTTTGTCAATCACAAGCCGTCAACTAAACAGGTGGCCACTCATGAAAGTTAA
- a CDS encoding sulfotransferase, whose translation MIELTSRNLFCKTSYVIDQIVAKTQKVQPVLITGYWRSGTTWVQNVLAAGIGAKTLFEPLEPNTLLPLYNGRVKEVAPYVPLSFDVLSKDDLRFLDLAFAGISPKYQQFNYLSRGNLQEAFRHNVVVKLVRGQYISGDLKERYNLSKVLHVSRHPMAVTYSMLRTDWEWSIHEADFAQLYVKERDMPLSDDKQAILDTLLRFNNQPPECKIAATWALGEKYTEEQSHTQVFRYEDLVTHPEREFQAMTQQIGHELTLPDNITAASVVTAKDRKHIDTASRLHSWRDKLDAQKQSNIRSVLRELWPDIEQHWEL comes from the coding sequence ATGATTGAACTGACTAGTAGAAACCTATTTTGCAAAACAAGTTACGTGATTGACCAGATTGTGGCTAAGACACAAAAAGTACAACCGGTGTTGATTACTGGATACTGGCGCAGTGGGACGACATGGGTGCAAAATGTATTGGCCGCTGGTATCGGCGCCAAAACACTGTTCGAGCCATTAGAGCCGAACACTCTGCTGCCACTGTATAATGGCAGAGTAAAAGAAGTAGCCCCTTACGTGCCATTGTCTTTCGATGTGTTGTCCAAAGACGATTTACGATTTCTTGATCTTGCTTTCGCGGGCATCTCTCCCAAATACCAACAATTTAACTATCTGTCTCGCGGCAACCTGCAAGAGGCCTTTCGCCACAACGTCGTGGTTAAATTAGTTCGCGGTCAATACATTTCAGGCGACCTTAAAGAGCGCTACAACCTGTCGAAAGTGCTGCATGTTTCCCGTCACCCCATGGCAGTCACATACAGCATGCTGCGTACCGATTGGGAATGGAGTATTCACGAAGCCGACTTTGCCCAACTGTATGTAAAAGAGCGTGACATGCCATTATCGGATGATAAACAAGCGATTCTTGACACCCTCTTGCGCTTCAACAACCAGCCACCAGAATGCAAGATTGCGGCAACCTGGGCACTAGGTGAGAAATACACTGAGGAACAAAGTCATACGCAGGTATTTCGCTATGAAGACTTAGTGACCCATCCAGAACGCGAGTTTCAAGCCATGACGCAACAAATAGGTCATGAGCTAACGCTACCAGATAACATCACTGCAGCCTCGGTGGTCACTGCGAAGGACCGCAAGCATATCGATACTGCAAGTCGACTCCATTCGTGGCGCGATAAGTTAGATGCACAGAAACAGTCAAATATCCGCTCGGTATTACGTGAGTTATGGCCAGACATCGAACAACATTGGGAACTGTAA
- a CDS encoding calcium-binding protein gives MFTKIYDELTATLDDPNLVELTNGDDVLNLTGSDVNLVNAKFGDDTISGGENTDIIFGMNGDDVIGGGAGDDIIVGGIGADRLFGSSGNDIIVGRTDDAMIGGDNGFDILYLAAAGDDDGFFDYVTQARGIEAIVAYGQEEVSARVSLTSIQGQSQDDGDETTPDTDDTFIAVGLESLSLIGVHKFMEDGALSFSVEDIDGQEEQDYIELLNLDIFSELNLDLKAITFGGEENSVTIVTDMDLDDITAFDGVSLEDMSMDA, from the coding sequence ATGTTTACTAAAATTTATGATGAGCTAACTGCAACACTAGATGATCCTAATCTAGTCGAATTAACCAATGGCGACGACGTTTTAAACCTAACAGGTAGTGATGTAAACCTCGTCAATGCTAAGTTCGGTGACGACACAATCAGCGGTGGCGAGAACACCGATATTATCTTCGGTATGAACGGAGACGACGTGATTGGCGGTGGTGCGGGCGACGATATTATCGTTGGTGGTATTGGCGCCGACCGCTTATTCGGCTCTTCTGGTAATGACATCATCGTAGGACGCACGGACGATGCCATGATCGGCGGTGACAATGGTTTTGATATTCTTTACCTAGCGGCTGCGGGTGACGACGATGGTTTCTTTGACTATGTGACACAAGCTCGAGGCATCGAGGCTATCGTTGCTTACGGTCAAGAAGAGGTTTCTGCTCGAGTCAGTTTAACGTCGATTCAAGGCCAATCACAAGATGACGGTGATGAGACCACACCAGACACAGACGACACCTTCATCGCAGTTGGGCTAGAAAGCCTATCACTGATTGGCGTTCACAAGTTCATGGAAGACGGTGCGTTGTCGTTTAGCGTTGAAGATATTGACGGTCAAGAAGAGCAAGATTATATCGAGCTGCTCAACCTTGATATCTTTTCTGAACTTAACCTTGACCTTAAAGCCATCACCTTTGGTGGTGAAGAAAACAGCGTCACTATCGTTACAGATATGGATCTCGACGATATCACTGCGTTCGATGGTGTGTCTCTTGAAGATATGTCAATGGACGCTTAG
- a CDS encoding HlyD family type I secretion periplasmic adaptor subunit yields MKSGINYWITVGLTLLIIGAGLTFSWIYSAPLSSAAIAPGQLIVEGKRKKIQHLEGGIIEEIHVKEGDLVEKGSQLVTLNSTRAKTQYLQVRSRYLNALAKYNRLQSEVKEQRHIEYHSDLLVDDILAQQAVDTQTKLMQIRLESLDGLTNVAEKRMQQAKQNLTSYLSRAKTDRKAMALLDEQVNMLSKLSKQGYASKDQLLYSQRERLDMQRSIDDYDSAIQRQDLIIAEAAQTITNIRLEFIKEASEELEEAEHDVIELKEREQQAIEELARTKVASPINGKVVELHVNTLGGIVDSGEVIVEIVPVDGELIVEASVDPTDIDTLAIGQTAEIRLTSYNYRRTLPLKGEVVYISADSILNEKDDTSSYTINVKIDAQTLEQDHPVKLYPGMPAEVLILLDKRTVADYLLNPILISLNRSFRDSDY; encoded by the coding sequence ATGAAATCAGGAATAAACTACTGGATTACTGTTGGGCTTACGCTTTTGATTATCGGTGCAGGCCTAACATTCTCATGGATATATTCGGCACCTTTGAGTAGCGCCGCCATCGCGCCTGGTCAGCTTATCGTGGAAGGAAAACGTAAAAAAATTCAACACCTTGAAGGCGGAATCATTGAAGAAATTCATGTTAAAGAGGGCGATTTAGTAGAAAAAGGCTCACAACTGGTAACACTTAACTCAACTCGCGCAAAAACACAATATCTACAAGTTCGCTCGCGATACCTTAATGCGCTTGCGAAGTACAATCGCCTACAATCAGAAGTCAAAGAGCAACGCCATATAGAGTATCATTCAGACCTTCTGGTGGATGACATACTCGCTCAGCAAGCGGTAGACACACAGACGAAGCTAATGCAGATCAGGTTGGAATCGCTTGACGGGTTGACCAACGTGGCTGAAAAACGCATGCAACAAGCTAAACAAAATTTAACCTCTTATCTCTCTCGCGCTAAAACAGACCGCAAGGCAATGGCGTTGTTAGACGAGCAAGTAAACATGCTTTCAAAGCTCTCTAAGCAGGGCTATGCCTCAAAAGACCAACTCCTGTATTCTCAGCGCGAGCGACTCGATATGCAACGCAGCATTGATGATTATGATTCTGCTATTCAACGCCAAGACTTAATTATTGCTGAGGCGGCGCAAACCATTACCAATATTCGCCTTGAGTTCATCAAAGAGGCGTCAGAAGAACTAGAAGAAGCGGAACACGACGTCATCGAGCTCAAAGAACGTGAGCAGCAAGCCATTGAAGAGCTTGCTCGCACCAAGGTTGCAAGCCCAATCAACGGCAAAGTGGTCGAGTTACATGTGAACACACTAGGCGGTATTGTCGATAGTGGTGAAGTGATTGTCGAGATCGTTCCCGTAGATGGAGAGCTTATCGTAGAAGCAAGTGTCGACCCCACCGACATTGATACCCTCGCCATAGGTCAAACCGCTGAAATTCGCCTGACTTCCTACAACTACCGGCGTACTCTCCCTCTTAAAGGCGAGGTGGTCTATATTTCTGCTGACAGCATACTGAATGAAAAAGACGACACTTCGAGCTATACCATTAACGTAAAAATCGACGCCCAAACGCTAGAGCAAGATCACCCCGTAAAACTCTATCCTGGCATGCCAGCTGAAGTGCTTATCTTGCTAGATAAACGAACGGTAGCTGACTATCTACTTAACCCTATTTTGATCTCTTTGAATCGATCATTCAGAGATTCAGACTACTAA
- a CDS encoding glycosyltransferase family 2 protein: MATHNSPANDRKISIIITSYNYEKFIRNSIDSVLAQDYPHVELIVVDDCSSDSSREIISSYADQLTSCFQEVNQGHGAAFNRGFAASSGDLVMFLDADDFLLPNALSTAIDAFQMDTSLCQYRMALVDEQGHRFDVFPKLEVEFDTQQRAENKLLHSGYYQTTVTSGLIYSRQYLTQVLPMPSEDFRQGGDGYLVSLAPLYGPVTSSEIELSGYRQHGANHSSFTNQLVKRAQWRIEHNQMRHKAIIKAAAQQQRVIDKHFYFNDVGLLSEFMCIKLFSESTSLFPQEPHTDLPDHKTTPSRTTIARQALRNLWQENISVANKLILAVWWLSIATLPKKAAQPIYSWKVLASSRPALISRLSKVLRRA; the protein is encoded by the coding sequence ATGGCCACGCATAACTCGCCAGCGAATGATCGCAAAATCAGCATCATTATTACCAGTTACAACTACGAAAAATTTATTCGTAACAGCATCGATAGCGTATTAGCCCAAGACTACCCACATGTTGAACTCATCGTAGTGGACGATTGTTCATCGGATAGCTCTCGAGAGATAATCTCCAGCTATGCTGATCAGCTTACAAGTTGCTTTCAAGAGGTAAATCAAGGGCATGGCGCTGCATTTAATCGCGGCTTTGCGGCTTCGAGCGGCGATTTAGTTATGTTTCTCGATGCGGATGATTTCCTATTACCGAATGCACTCTCAACCGCTATCGACGCGTTTCAGATGGATACGAGTTTATGCCAGTACCGCATGGCACTGGTTGATGAACAAGGACATCGTTTTGATGTGTTCCCCAAACTCGAAGTCGAATTTGATACCCAGCAAAGAGCCGAAAATAAACTGCTGCATAGTGGTTATTATCAAACAACCGTTACATCAGGCCTCATTTATTCTCGCCAATACCTAACTCAAGTTCTGCCCATGCCAAGTGAAGATTTTAGACAAGGCGGTGATGGATATCTCGTCTCTCTTGCGCCACTCTACGGCCCCGTAACCAGCAGTGAAATTGAGCTTTCGGGTTATCGTCAACATGGTGCAAACCACTCTAGTTTTACCAATCAGTTAGTAAAAAGAGCGCAGTGGCGCATTGAACACAACCAAATGCGCCACAAAGCCATCATCAAAGCCGCTGCACAACAGCAACGAGTCATCGATAAGCATTTCTACTTTAACGATGTCGGCCTTCTAAGTGAATTTATGTGCATCAAACTCTTCTCTGAATCGACCTCTCTCTTTCCTCAAGAGCCCCATACCGATTTGCCTGACCACAAAACAACGCCGTCTCGAACAACCATTGCCCGTCAAGCTCTGCGAAATCTATGGCAAGAGAACATCTCCGTGGCCAACAAGTTAATTCTTGCTGTTTGGTGGCTAAGTATCGCGACACTCCCCAAAAAAGCCGCGCAGCCAATCTACAGCTGGAAAGTGCTTGCATCGAGCCGACCTGCATTGATTTCAAGATTATCAAAAGTGCTAAGAAGAGCGTAA
- a CDS encoding LuxR C-terminal-related transcriptional regulator → MKQEESTEIILLADVSMQSNLFKESLESNLQVMVEVLPFSELKLGMHAEGASHSWGVKENSIVILDYSSLSEEDANFYSSLKADIARPLQEVLINCPSDISFNAIFRWRDLVGVFYLQDDLRNLVKGMTKILEGEMWLSRKLAQQYIMHYRNSHSVSTSSTYQSLTKREKQIIRLLGHGASNHQIADELFVSENTVKTHLHNIFKKINAKNRLQALLWANNNIGMEELS, encoded by the coding sequence ATGAAGCAAGAAGAATCGACGGAAATCATACTACTGGCGGATGTCAGTATGCAGTCGAACTTATTTAAAGAGTCTCTAGAGTCTAACTTGCAAGTGATGGTCGAAGTGTTACCGTTTTCAGAGTTAAAACTAGGAATGCACGCTGAAGGTGCGTCTCATTCGTGGGGTGTGAAAGAAAACAGTATTGTGATTCTCGACTACTCAAGCCTCAGTGAAGAAGATGCCAATTTTTATAGTTCATTAAAAGCGGACATTGCTCGGCCGCTTCAGGAAGTCTTGATCAATTGCCCATCAGACATTTCATTCAATGCAATCTTTCGCTGGCGAGACTTAGTGGGGGTCTTCTATCTACAAGATGACCTACGCAACCTAGTGAAAGGGATGACCAAGATCCTCGAAGGGGAAATGTGGTTGTCGCGTAAGCTTGCACAGCAATACATCATGCACTATCGCAATAGTCATAGTGTCAGCACCTCTTCAACCTATCAAAGCCTTACCAAACGCGAAAAACAGATTATCCGTCTATTGGGACACGGAGCGTCAAATCACCAGATAGCGGATGAACTGTTTGTCAGTGAAAACACGGTCAAAACCCACCTGCACAATATTTTTAAAAAGATAAATGCAAAAAATCGACTACAAGCTCTTCTTTGGGCCAATAACAATATTGGTATGGAAGAGTTAAGTTAA
- a CDS encoding glycosyltransferase encodes MKVNLCVCTFRRASLKETLNSIDAMVIPEGVSLSIIVADNDIEPSAQSIVHEFNTHSQLSSHYVHAPKQNISIARNACLEHCDGDWVGFIDDDELIDKHWLVAMQTATANSQHGIFLGPVEALYHPHHRQNWMPKGAFHDTTPTFRNGEICSGYTCNVLIRYSDPKVRAMRFDERFGRTGGEDTLMFEQLQAQGLSMTYVEGALVQEPVPESRSSMRWLLQRRYRFGQTHARVLLEENLSILARLRHVTMAAGKALFCYFSALVMAFDAVKWRRWAIRGALHLGVISRMLKNKDIELYGHA; translated from the coding sequence ATGAAAGTTAACTTATGCGTCTGTACGTTTCGTCGGGCATCGCTCAAAGAGACCTTGAATTCAATTGATGCCATGGTCATTCCCGAAGGTGTGAGCCTCTCTATTATCGTTGCGGATAACGATATAGAGCCATCGGCACAAAGCATTGTTCATGAATTTAATACCCACAGCCAACTCTCTTCTCACTATGTTCATGCCCCTAAGCAGAATATTTCGATCGCCCGAAATGCCTGTCTGGAGCATTGTGATGGTGACTGGGTTGGTTTTATCGACGATGACGAACTGATTGATAAGCACTGGCTTGTCGCAATGCAAACCGCTACTGCAAACAGTCAACATGGTATCTTTCTTGGGCCTGTTGAAGCTCTTTATCACCCACATCACCGCCAGAACTGGATGCCTAAAGGCGCTTTTCACGACACTACCCCAACGTTTCGCAATGGCGAAATATGTTCTGGCTATACCTGTAATGTGCTTATCCGTTACTCCGACCCTAAAGTAAGAGCCATGCGCTTCGATGAGCGGTTTGGCCGCACCGGAGGCGAAGACACCTTAATGTTTGAACAGCTGCAGGCACAAGGCCTCTCTATGACTTATGTCGAAGGTGCATTAGTACAAGAGCCGGTGCCAGAAAGTCGCTCTTCAATGCGTTGGTTGCTGCAGCGACGTTATCGTTTTGGGCAAACTCACGCGCGCGTTTTACTCGAAGAAAACCTCTCGATATTAGCCAGACTACGTCACGTCACAATGGCGGCCGGGAAAGCACTATTTTGCTACTTCTCAGCCTTAGTGATGGCCTTCGATGCCGTAAAGTGGCGCCGGTGGGCTATTAGAGGCGCTCTACACCTAGGGGTTATTTCTCGTATGTTGAAAAATAAGGATATTGAACTCTATGGCCACGCATAA
- a CDS encoding LuxR C-terminal-related transcriptional regulator, which yields MDNTYHMPLAQALSQAEVVQPSVFLVTQSSLQSENFRRMLQDKTQMLIEILPTSTSLSDFSFPSNSIVIIDIASTGLDHSCCEVLRNSESVAGTVLLNHEGEMDVNEVLRWRSLRGSFSAQDSLEHVCNGLCAISKGENWLPRKLVDMLINHYENSVTQVEKDDCLAAELTRRELEILESLKSGGSNIEIADSLFVSEHTIKSHLYNIFKKLEVKNRTQAMSWAKKNL from the coding sequence ATGGACAATACTTATCATATGCCGTTGGCTCAGGCGTTATCCCAGGCGGAAGTGGTACAACCCTCCGTTTTCCTTGTCACACAAAGCAGTTTACAGAGCGAAAATTTCCGCCGAATGCTGCAAGACAAAACTCAAATGTTGATTGAGATTCTCCCGACATCAACCTCACTTTCAGATTTTTCATTCCCGTCTAACAGTATCGTCATTATTGATATCGCTTCCACAGGGCTTGACCATAGTTGTTGTGAGGTCTTGCGTAATAGTGAATCAGTGGCAGGGACAGTGTTATTGAACCATGAAGGTGAAATGGACGTGAATGAAGTATTGAGGTGGCGCTCTCTACGCGGCTCTTTTTCAGCACAGGACTCTTTGGAGCATGTTTGTAACGGTTTGTGCGCTATCTCGAAGGGTGAAAACTGGCTACCGAGGAAGCTCGTAGATATGCTCATTAATCACTATGAAAATAGTGTGACTCAAGTAGAGAAAGATGATTGCCTGGCCGCAGAATTAACTCGACGAGAGTTGGAAATATTAGAATCCCTTAAATCAGGAGGCTCTAATATAGAAATTGCAGACTCTCTGTTTGTCAGTGAGCATACAATTAAGTCACACCTGTACAATATCTTTAAAAAGCTAGAGGTTAAAAATAGAACGCAAGCGATGTCTTGGGCAAAGAAAAATCTCTGA